In one window of Labilibaculum sp. DW002 DNA:
- a CDS encoding head GIN domain-containing protein, translated as MKLIRKISSTLLLVFISFLFVLPAQADGIKGNGNVQSEEREVSSFETIKVNGAFTIYLSQDDDYSLKVVADENLLDIIKTKVKGDVLYISTEKSIYKSKEMKLYIGFKHLSGLKANGAISLKSDQMLRFDELDIEINGASTAELQLTANRLSIDNSGASTIKLAGKCEEVSIDISGAGSVSAYDLVAKKGSIDISGVGSGKVCVKDDLRVNISGIGSVKYKGEPKITSDISFLGSLKKY; from the coding sequence ATGAAATTAATTCGAAAAATAAGTTCAACATTATTACTTGTATTCATCAGCTTCTTATTCGTGCTACCTGCACAGGCAGATGGGATAAAAGGAAATGGAAATGTACAATCTGAAGAGAGAGAAGTAAGCAGTTTTGAAACCATTAAAGTAAATGGAGCTTTTACAATTTACCTTTCACAAGATGATGATTACAGCCTTAAGGTAGTTGCAGATGAAAATTTATTAGACATCATTAAAACCAAAGTAAAAGGTGATGTTCTTTACATCTCAACCGAGAAAAGCATCTACAAATCGAAAGAAATGAAATTGTATATCGGCTTTAAACACCTTAGCGGATTAAAAGCCAACGGTGCTATTTCTTTAAAAAGTGATCAAATGCTTCGTTTTGATGAACTCGATATAGAAATTAATGGTGCTTCTACAGCAGAATTACAACTTACTGCGAATCGATTATCGATTGATAACAGCGGTGCATCTACCATTAAATTAGCAGGTAAGTGTGAAGAAGTTTCTATCGATATTTCGGGTGCTGGAAGTGTTAGTGCATACGATTTGGTAGCCAAAAAAGGGAGTATCGATATAAGTGGAGTTGGCAGCGGAAAAGTTTGTGTAAAAGATGATCTTAGAGTAAATATTTCGGGCATTGGATCGGTAAAATACAAAGGAGAACCTAAAATTACCAGTGACATTTCTTTCCTTGGAAGTTTGAAAAAGTACTAA